From Bombyx mori chromosome 27, ASM3026992v2:
GACAGGATGACGAAGGCGAGTCCCAGGAACACGGAGCCGAGGAGGTCTCCGAGCGCCGTGAGGTAGGGGATGGCGGCATTGTCGGGGTCCTTCTTCCTCTTCCACATGAAGTGGATCACGATGTAGGCCAGGTAAAGGAGCAGCATCACCTGCAATAGCACAACCACATGCCTTAGTTGGTTAGCCCCAATACACATTTCCTTTTTAAAAACGCCGCGATAAAATCGTCACTAAGACGTTTAttataactagtggtcgcccggtagtcgatttaaattataagtttgtacaccattatgatCCTATCAAAGACTATTTCTTaacatatttcgccaagactacactttaggtaaatattaataaagacaaaaaacaatatttaatctattctcaatttgaccacagactataagcaataagaaaagtttgacaaaaaacaaatagtatgcatgcgtgtatgtgtcaaatacatggtattgtgggtaatgtttttatttattgatttaatgtacctattttttatgcataattaaaaaaaatattaacattctgcattccgtctctatattctctataagtgtgggaaatttcatacttctctgACCGCACAATttgcgtaaaaaggggtacaaagtttttgcttcacttattaatatatagattagtgtTCAATAGCTAACTGATATTTTTGGTAGTAGTGGATCAATTGTGTGGCTTATTATTAGGAATTTCAAGAACATGTTTCATAAGAAATACATGAGGaccattttaaaaaatatttatactttttttactaGTGACTTAGCGCATTGGGTTATGTAGCCTATGCTCCTTTTTCCGTCCAGCGTCCTAGTTCGTAAGGAGAATCTCATATTTCAATATATGattagtttttgcttcacgtattaatatatagactagatgatgaccgagctttgcgcttttttattttattttttataacgccatcttgttgtgtctttaaagcagtaaaatagtattattattcgccaacagatgtcgggaagagtcacaaagttgattatcgataaagttgattattgaaaacacgaataaaacaacattttctgaaaataaatcgttagctagatcgatttatcgtccacgaaatcccctgtataataaattttatgaaaatcgttggagccgtttccgagattcagattatatatatatatatatatatacaagaattgctcgtttaaaggtataagataaagtACAAGAGCTTGACCCTGGCGAGTGTACCTGCAGCAGGGCGCACGTGAGGTACGTGATGCCGAACGCGAACTGGATGGTGACCGTCCCCTGGTACACGAAGTCCGCGACCACCATGAAGATTATCTGCCCGAAGACGGCCAGGATCAGCAGCATGCGAGCCACCTTCGCCGCGGTCGCTGGAAACAATGGACTCGTGAAGATAGCAGATAAcagattactagtggtaggacctcttgtgagtccgcgcggttaggtaccaccgccctgcctagttctgccgtgaagcagtaatgcgtttcggtttgaagggtggggcagccgttgtaactatacttgagaccttagaacttatatcttaaggtgggtggcggcatttacgttgtaaatgtctataaccattcaacaccaggtgggctgtgagctcgtccaaccatctaagcaataaaaacaaaaattgccTTGTGTTATAGCTTACGGAATGTTATTAGTGCGCACGCGTTGTTAGTAGAAAAACTTACTTCCAAAGAACAAGGTCTTCCAAGGCCACTCAATGATCTTAGTGTTCTCCGGCAGGATCCCGGGGATGGCGGTCTGGTGGAGGTGCGTGGCCAGCCGGGACGACTGTACGCACACCAGGTTCCCCCCGATCCCGTTCACGATCGGCTGGAACACTTCGTACCCTCGGAAGTAATCGACGGCCTGGTCCAGGACTATACCGCCGATACTGAAAACGAAGATGAGTCaaggataataatataaatatatatggcagtgggcaggtcacatagcgcgaagatcggacggccgatagggcagaaagatcctcgagtagagaccacgtactggcaaacgcagtgtgggacggccacctaccagatggaccgacgacctggtgaaaatagctgggtcacgttggatgcacgTGGCAATGGACCGGCCGCAATCGAcacagttggagaggcctatgttcagcagtggacagtagacaggctgagatgatgatgatatgtcggagacggtcattagtttggtagcatcagtttggtagctaaacgaaacgcagcacgattcccgagagatgacggcacgattgcggtatcgtcggaactcgcctaacttcgtgctacgacagaacCTAGCCGATataggcgcgtagacgccatcacacttaccaaccagtcttcttgaagagcggtgccacCATCCTAAAAACTGTCATTCATTTTCGTTTTTCTAACGTCAAgaaaagatttctaaattgttctaagacaacaaacatgATTGGTGTACtgaatatttctcttagctcgatcaccctattcgcccctacgatgtctggcgatggtgttaataattgtttttttgtttttttctttccctacctaagctgatagccttgagaggctatgtcagcgtaaccctaactttagtaggtgagctcacggggctcaaacctgacgatgttgctaacacgaaccctagcaagagccgtgcttcgcagaatctaccaccggatcggaaacgcgacccactgagaagatccggcgagaaactcagtgggctgtgtctgagagttaatttactcgtcgagcccttcgacgcagatggaccgtgagctcttccaccaatctaagctataaaaaataacttacagattttatgagaaacttaaaataatgaattagaAAGAGTGGGAAGCGTACCCGCTTATGAACAGGGCGGAGATGACGGGGGTCCAGCCGCTGGTGAGGACGGTCTTGGTGTACTTGTTCCTCCAAACGATGAACACCCACAGCGGGAGGAGGCTGTAGTACACGCAGATCAACGCGATGGGCTGCCACAGAGACACCTCTGgaaacaaaaatcaaaatcagcgtcctgagtattttttttttattgcttagattggtggacgagctcacagcccacctggtgttaatctactggagtccatagatatttaGTTCTAAGGtcggtacagttacaacgggtgccctccccttcaaaccgaaacgaattactgctttacgacagaaataggcagggtggtggtacctacccgcgcggactcacaagaggccctaccaccagtaagaaaagaGTAACTCCTGAAGCTTTCATCCAGTTCTTCGATAATTTCGTCAGCTTGGAGCACGAGAACTAGCTTTCCAGTTCCAATCATTAGGAGAAAAGAGCTTgcaataacggtgcttttgtttattctttaacttatacataatatgtgcgtattgtgttgcttttgtttttaacttaaatttctaaatttctctttttttatccTATGTTCACTCattacttatatgtgattttgatggaGAGAAcatgtttggttattgttttagcttaattttttaaatagttatatGCTTATgttgtactgttggtttcccaaataaataaactttaaacacgCATTGTTCGAAGGGATTGCTATCGGCCCTCTGACGTCGGTCTCATAGTGACGTGTTCCTCAGAGCCACCAAcatcattgaaaaatatatttggttTTTCGTATTTggatgtattattttatgattgtatgtatgtgttttttttcttctaatattTTATGGTTAGTAAAAATCaacttattttacatttatatgcttaaaaacatttatatgtTTAGATCTAAAAGAGGAGCTATAAATTAAACATTGTAATACCATTTGTATAATACGTTGACAACTTCATAAAATAATCTTGTTATGTATGCAGGAGAGATCAGTGATTATCTTAAGTAcaattaattgattaatttcCTTTGATTACCAAATACCTATTTTAAAGGATTACGTATTTATTTTACGCCTGTCGATATCACTGTCGCCACTTGATATCAATATTTTCCTCAGTCGAGATGAGGAATAAACTGATTGACTCAAGGGTTTGAAGGAAATTTATGTTCTTACGATACTTTTTCGCCATCTACAAAACAGCTGATTAGCTTATTTGTtggtgatattttatttaaattgatttcatatttatttttcaatacttTCCCGAAGTTCCAAAGCAGAGCTTTCAACCGATTTCGAGAAAACCTCGAGGTGCTCATTATCATATTCTCGACTGAGTGGAGGTCGAAGCAGTTCTTTCTTTCAACTTCGCCAgttttttcaaaaatgtttcCTTCTTTCCTGGCAATATGTCCCGAGGGTTCGTTTGAAGCAGTTGCTAGAAAGCCTTGTTTGAGTCTATTCGCTAGACCTAAGAAAAACCTTCGAAGAGTTAGACTGAAGACATggtaggcttggctctgccctggcattgctgacgtccatgggcgacggtaaccacttatcgccaggtgggccgtacgctcgtctgcctgcgaaggcaataacaaaaaagacaCTCACGGATCTGCTCGTACATGTACTGGGCGGTGACGGCTAGCACAGTGTTGCTGACGATGTCTCCGATGGAGGCCGCCAGCGGAGTCGCCACGTTGTCCGGGTTCACCTTGAACCTGTGCGACGCGTATATCACCATTACCATCACGAAATCTGCGAaaagatttacatattttaaggTGTCATTATCGAGATGAAAACAACGAAAGAGATGGTGATGGTGGTGATGGATGGTGGTGAAGTGTCCGAGCATTTGGACGCGAGACCGAGCTGTTATACGggattcttactggtggtaggacctcttgtgagtccgcgcgggtaggtaccaccgccctgcctatttctgccgtgaagcggtaatgcgtttcggtttgaagggtggggcagccgctgcaactatacttgagaccttagagcttatatctcaaggtgggtggcgtatttacgttgtagatatctatgggctccagtaaccacttagcaccaggtgggctgtgagctcgtccacccatctaagtattaaaaaaaaaatcacctctACTAACTAATACAACCTTTTCTAAAGTCAACACTCTCCTCAACTAGCGTCTACCTAATCGACTACGAACTCTTCGTGTATAActacaataaacaataaagaaagACACACAACACGACCGACtactctgtgtgcttagtgtcgAGTTTGCctccgtttgccgctaggggcgctgttccaactccatacaaatttgagttaacttttacgctatcgacaacgttaaaaaactcgcactaagcacactgaactagTTATTGCCCAAACGATCTGTGAGTCAATTTCAAAACTTTACTTTTCAAACTGTAATAAAATACGTGATAATATTACGGACGTTAGTTACATTACGCGTGTCGTAATTATTATTGAAGCACGCACATTTATTAGAAattaattctaaaagtatattaTACACATTATCTAGATCACGATATTGAAATATTCTAATGTTTTAGTTAATAATTGATACATTTGTAAGAGCTGTGATGATGAGCATTTATCTTTTTGACGTTTGAATCTTAATGACCGTGTCAGTGTCTCAAACTCAAAATGGTTGAATTCAAGAAACGCCAAAAAACAGAAATAGAAAAACTCAAATCTATTGGAGATATAATCTGGCGAAAGTTGACATCAGGTTATAAGATCAAGTTACTTATTCTACAATTATAattgacggccgtctggtgtagtggtaagtgacatggtcactacacaaggtggtcgcgggttcgaatcccgccaagcgaagatatttgtatgataaatataaaatgccttttccagggttatggacgtatattaaatatactaatatgtatgtgtataataaaaatcttacatttatttccgttatctggtacctgtaacacaagatCTTTACGAGCTTAGTacaggaccagttaacgtggcgtgattgttagtaaatatttatttatttatttttaaaaaaaagtcactATTGTATGATATGATAAGAGAACGTTATTGTTATGCCGgtacgagtaacgccatctgtcatcaaaATAGCAGAAACGGAAACTGTAACTAACTAGTAATATCGGGAACGTCcgggtcatcgttctcgtcgaacccgtcgcttgcgacgaagggctcgacgagtatattaaccctcagacagagcccactgagtttctcgccggatcttctcagtggctcgcgtttccgatccggtggaagattctgcgaagcacggctcttgctaggattcgtgttagcaacgtagtcaggtttgagccccgtgagctcacctactagttaaggttacgctgatatgagtctactattatcaaagccggcaatgtgacttttggacaattatgggtaaatcagaaaatagaattattgactttgtattccattggcagtcacaaaactcttctgaacgacatcttagataaataacaggttaagtattaacctttatttaatgcaggttttgaaccgtattctttgaaggagacgattatattcaaatcaatctgtgttgacatatcaataacatttttttgtccaaatgcacagattgccacctttgataatagacgactcatatagcctctcaaggctatcagcttaggtaggaaaaaaaaagggaacgttcgagaagtgtaacgccatctattgtcaaacagCAAAAACGAATATAGAAACGGCTGGTACTATCGGAGATGTTCTCGGAAATTGAGGTAATGCGTCTTGCTACATATTATAAAAGCGCTGCAGAGATGACATTAAGGCTGTCAGTAGCCAGTTCTACTCGGAACGAAACGGCGAATGTAACGCCTGATGTGAAACGCGAGTGAATTGTGATATTGACGCCCAACTTATGTGtgataacaattttattgatCTTCAATTTATACTTCGATGAAAGTTCTTATTTAATCTGAGCCTCATTTCTttacattaacattattgtcaATTATAGtcgactattattttttttatgattgatagtttactggtggcccgaaggcctttccagtttcaccaggacaggtgggcgagcaaaggctcagccaagaggggcgggatttgctaacaactgcccgagcgcctccgaaggagacctaacaactcaagagcaattgcttcgcaaatgaatctactaccggatcggaatcgcgacccgctgagaagatccggcgagaaactcagcgagctgattcatgggttaggttgcacggcgaactctttgtcgagttcgacgagtacggttaccgaggttcctaagcctgctcctagtgttagagctgaaggcgtctaatgcaaaggttattagatctgattgatccgtaaggacgtgtctagggcgtcgacggtgactggctcctgcgtgatcaggattcggggagtagtcagcggcggcaacgataatagcggcggcaacgataactATAgtcgactagcgacccgccctcgctttgcttcggaaacggtaatttattattgatttctccactatttgatggatgttattatacacataaacctttctcttcaatcactctatctattaaaaaaaaccgcatcaaaatccgttgcgtagttttaaagatttaagcatacatagggacagatatagggacagagaaagcgactttgttttatactatgtagtgaagccACTCCAAGCTTTCTTAAAGTTCTTGTTTTCAAACTATTgatgtttttttcaaatgtactgtaatgtaatgtactgtaaaaacggagaccttagaactaatgtctcgaggtgggtggcgacatttacgttgtagacgtctatgggctccgattaccacttaatacttcagttctaaggtctcagtgtagttacaacggctgccccagccttcaaaccgaaacggattactgcttcacggcagaaataggcagggtggtggtacctactcgtgcggactcacaagacgtcctaccaccagttaaagttaaattattaaatatttgaagattaaagaaataggcagggtggtggtataccttaccaccaccctgcctatttctgccgtgaagcagtgttgcgtttcggtttgaaggatggggcagccgttgtaactatactgagacattagaatttaaatctaaataaaaaaaataaaaaaatcgtttcgCAATATCTGTTTATTGAGCGTAACagatttagttaaatttatgtttacatgatattattttaacaaCCTATATCTATCTTAGTTTTTCTAGTTGTGTTTGTATTCTGTGAtacaaacaattatattattttgtgtgCAATATAGATTTTCGGCAGTTCGatcgtaaattaatatttttatataatctattaattacatttgtagatgtctatggactccggtaaccacttaacacaaggtgggccgtgagctcgtttaccaatctaagcaaattttttttttatttttttttttttgcttagattggtggacgagctcacagcccacctggtgttaagtggttactggagcccatagacatccacaacgtaaatgcgccacccaccctgagatacaagttctaaggtctcaagtatagttacaacggctgccccacccttcaaaccgaaacgcattactgcttcacggcagaaataagcagggtggtggtacccacccgcgcggactcacaagaggtcctaccaccagtaaataaaaaagctcTCTTATCACTTTAGGTAAGCATACTAATAGTATTCAGCGGAGGCAGCGGAATGTAACTCATTTCCATGAGCCACGATgatcactcatcatcaggttCAGGCTTTATCATCGTTCATTCATCATTCAGGCTGCAGGTTCGTCGAATCCAAGGTAGCTTAGTGGAAATACCCTACAGCCtctccttttaaaaaaaagcattctcCCTTATAGCATTGCCCATGCGATCAACTTACCCAACACAAAGCAAGTGGTGGTAGCAGTGAAGACGGCGCACGCGACCAGCAGGAGGACATAGGGCCCGAAGATGGCGCGGTCCGTGATCGTGTTCACCACGATGGCGAATATGGAGACCACAGTCGCAGCCACTATAGCTTGAACCTGATGGAACATATACAAGCTTATCATTTTATACCTCGCCAGAGCTCACAGACACAggaacttttttactggtggtaaaacctcttgtgagcccgcacgggtaagtaccaccaccctgcctatttctgccgtgaagcagtaatgcgtttcggtttgaaggttggtgCAGCAGTtttgactatactgagaccttagaacttatatctcaaggtggttggcgcatttacgatgtagatgtctatgggctcgagtaaccatttaacaccaggtgggctgtgagctcgtccacccatctaagcaataaataaataaaagaagtaAATGGAGACCAATCATATCTGTTCACGGTCTTCATTAGTGAGGAAACGAAAAAGAATATAAAGCGGCTCTCCCAACTTCTGTGTCAAAACGGAGACTGCTTCGCAAAGTAAATAAGCAGAGTGGCTGTACCTATCATTGCAATGCTCCTATCACCAGTAGTTACTCCAACTTTCTAAAGATCCCTTTTCGGATATCTGGTAACTATGAACATCGGAACTGACCTGAACCAATGATATGTTTCCAACGACCATCGAGATGACCTCCTTCGTGGAGTCCATGTTGCCCAAATTCGCCTGCGTTGACAGTCGAGATGCGAGACACATGTCCAGGTTACctttggaagaaaaaaaaaggaattaggCCTTATATGTAGACAATCTCATGGGCCAAACTGTACGAAGGGTCACTGGCCCATGGAAATTATTAATGATGTACTCCTCCAAACAAAAGCCAAGTCTTAAGTGCGTTACATTAACGATTAATGTTTCATTTAGATTAGATTAACAATTTGTTTTGCATTAATAACAAACCATACTCAAAGACCAGTGAAAATGCTTTAATGTTAGGGGGAAGGTAATAGTTCAAATGGCTAGGGATGCACACCAAGATATGCTTTTCGTTTCTCTCATCTCTTTCATCTTTCATCGTTCATCTCTCAAGCGCTAGCAGGTGGCACTGTATTGTCGTAAAATGAAACCCACTGCCAAAACTCAAGATACTGTTATATCATTGCCAAGaaacgtgaaaaaaaaaatatatatttttaagaaatacaTGGCAGGTAGCACAG
This genomic window contains:
- the LOC101744198 gene encoding solute carrier family 41 member 1; the protein is MDETGIPDNHYSMASINSCGELKSPGDPEKKIPDTDAEKQPLSGEKEEKLWTTLMQVAVPFFIAGCGTIGAGLVLGKVRDWDVFINISAIFVLVPSLSGLKGNLDMCLASRLSTQANLGNMDSTKEVISMVVGNISLVQVQAIVAATVVSIFAIVVNTITDRAIFGPYVLLLVACAVFTATTTCFVLDFVMVMVIYASHRFKVNPDNVATPLAASIGDIVSNTVLAVTAQYMYEQIQVSLWQPIALICVYYSLLPLWVFIVWRNKYTKTVLTSGWTPVISALFISGIGGIVLDQAVDYFRGYEVFQPIVNGIGGNLVCVQSSRLATHLHQTAIPGILPENTKIIEWPWKTLFFGTTAAKVARMLLILAVFGQIIFMVVADFVYQGTVTIQFAFGITYLTCALLQVMLLLYLAYIVIHFMWKRKKDPDNAAIPYLTALGDLLGSVFLGLAFVILSLFGLEYGNNVQ